ATATGCGCAGCAATTTGGAGGGCGAGGTCAATCATGACTTTATGGAGGACATAATTAATGAATATAGGAGACGAAGATTATAGCCGCGAGAAGCATTTAGTAAAGCGTTGCCTCCTCATTAAGTATTAACTCGGCTATCCTGGTTATCCTACTTAACTCCTCATCCATTATTGATTGCGCGTCTTGCTTCATATTATTGGTCAATTCCTTCTCTGGAATGACCTCGACATTGGCAATTAATGGCTGGTCAATGGGCTTACCTATCTGGCTAAGCAAGTAAACATAAACCTCCTTAATGCCCGTCACCTCCTTATATATCCTGTTGGCAACGAGGGGCGCAAATACGTTATATATCTTGCCAATATGATTAACCGGATTCTTGCCGGCGGCGGCTTCCATGGTCATGGGCCTCATTGGCGTGATCAAGCCATTAGCCCTATTGCCTCTCCCTGTCATGCCATCATCCCCATGCTCGGCCGATGTGCCCGTAACAGTTATGTAATAAATGCCATTCTCAGGCTTATCTGCGGTATTAATGAAGATGGATGTATCAAAGCCGGGAGCTATCTTCGAAGCCAAGTCCTCTACTCGCCGCTTTACCTCCTCCTTAATGCTCAAGTAATGATCCTTATCCTTAACCAGTGATGATATGAAGGCAGCAGCTATAGTTATCTTAATGGATTTTCCTTGCCTCAACGCCATTACCTTAATATCCTCACCAACCTCTGGGTACTTTAGCTTGAATTCACGTGAATTAAGTAGCCGCTCTGATTCCATCGCTAACCTCTCCGTCACCGAAAAGGGCGCAAAGCCAACTCCTATCGATGTATCGTTCGCTAATGGAACCGCTGAGTGTGTT
This DNA window, taken from Thermocladium sp. ECH_B, encodes the following:
- a CDS encoding S-adenosylmethionine synthetase (catalyzes the formation of S-adenosylmethionine from methionine and ATP), which translates into the protein MRNIIVSHIDRKPVEEQPVELVERKGLGHPDYISDAVSEAASRELSKYYLKEFGTILHHNLDKVLLVGGQASPKFGGGDVIHPIYIHVAGRATTEVKTSSGTIKIPIGPIILSASKKFIKNXFRFLDPDKHIVVNYSIGPGSADLVGVYELGTHSAVPLANDTSIGVGFAPFSVTERLAMESERLLNSREFKLKYPEVGEDIKVMALRQGKSIKITIAAAFISSLVKDKDHYLSIKEEVKRRVEDLASKIAPGFDTSIFINTADKPENGIYYITVTGTSAEHGDDGMTGRGNRANGLITPMRPMTMEAAAGKNPVNHIGKIYNVFAPLVANRIYKEVTGIKEVYVYLLSQIGKPIDQPLIANVEVIPEKELTNNMKQDAQSIMDEELSRITRIAELILNEEATLY